The Polypterus senegalus isolate Bchr_013 chromosome 1, ASM1683550v1, whole genome shotgun sequence genome includes a window with the following:
- the fam189b gene encoding protein FAM189B, with the protein MPSPSDSSHSLSPGTSRSLSRLGVQRARTQLLLALGIVQMGLGSMIVAVSFVAVAFTSSTKVRHSCPFWAGFFVVISGLVGVMSWRRPLTLVVSLFMLLSAVCVILSLAGSILSCQNAQLVKSLEACQMPNIGKEGVCICCQTFSKPPQTSTCGPIGETLKLYPYKDCRTVRVALKDLLFSACGLSILSTVICTLSTVTCCIHIFSLDLLHILVPHRSRSVNPECSTPQDAFLNNIMDFEEFVPPVPPPPYYPPEYTCSSETDAQSITYNGSMESPVPLYPTDFPPPYEAVMGQRAESQATVFDAPVNELSCERITSTVFSGEVSMDSGSLMMSEIIDIPDDSSPSEDSCLLEVGAGGSLRSVDYVNFRSMNPSLQQQQNQDCSRNTDMLMQPVSSVMQPVRPSPKRDPKRYFRGERSNSCSSPSSSACDSPFRSSLLHYQPASSCTRLDTLGGSSVKSRVNSSSRVPEIRVRPSTPSRRNSEGSLSSQGSSQLQPFPQRRHSDQSRPPTPPRALMPHPLMRSHSDPGLSTSNETGDFSASACSKGLSDEASQISSDTVPCSETYLLPATHLVPPTSTLRKNSSKSNKLTLKHIPAAQHRLSKEGTKSLGDLKVTRVLVARFLQRSKKNLATGGDPAGNSSQGHKRRPDFGGNNPFEQVLRASWQVARPSRQEGIHLQSCGDLNSSSSLRRLLSSGRLDQSRPHSLSGMYRESAL; encoded by the exons ATGCCTTCCCCTTCAGATTCAAGCCATTCTCTCAGCCCTGGTACTTCCCGGAGTCTTTCTCGCTTGGGTGTACAGCGAGCCCGAACACAGCTGCTTCTGGCCTTGGGCATTGTCCAGATGGGCCTCGGTTCCATGATTGTGGCAGTCAGCTTTGTGGCAGTGGCTTTCACCAGCTCGACAAAAGTGCGCCATTCCTGTCCATTCTGGGCTGGATTTTTT GTTGTTATATCAGGCCTGGTGGGTGTGATGTCTTGGAGACGACCTCTTACTCTTGTG GTGTCATTGTTCATGCTGCTGTCAGCTGTATGTGTGATACTGAGCTTGGCTGGGTCAATCTTGTCATGTCAGAATGCACAGCTTGTCAAGTCTCTTGAAGCCTGTCAGATG cCTAATATTGGGAAGGAAGGAGTCTGTATTTGTTGTCAGACTTTTTCTAAACCCCCTCAGACCTCAACATGTGGCCCAATAGGAGAAACTCTCAAGCTGTATCCTTACAAAGACTGTCGTACTGTGCGAGTGGCTCTTAAG GACCTGCTATTCAGTGCTTGTGGCCTCAGCATTCTTTCCACAGTCATCTGTACTTTGTCCACTGTTACTTGCTGTATCCACATCTTCTCTCTGGACCTGTTGCATATT CTGGTGCCACATCGCTCCCGTTCAGTGAACCCAGAATGTTCCACTCCACAAGATGCATTCCTAAATAATATAATGGACTTTGAAGAGTTTGTACCACCTGTACCTCCTCCACCATACTACCCTCCAGAATACACCTGCAGCTCAGAGACTGATGCACAGAG catcacTTATAATGGGTCAATGGAAAGTCCTGTGCCATTATATCCCACGGATTTCCCTCCTCCGTATGAAGCAGTGATGGGACAAAGAGCAGAGAGCCAG GCAACTGTTTTTGATGCACCTGTGAATGAACTATCTTGTGAGAGAATTACATCTACCGTGTTCAGTGGAGAAG TGTCAATGGACAGTGGCTCACTAATGATGTCAGAGATCATCGACATTCCCGATGATAGCTCTCCATCAGAAGACTCCTGCTTGCTGGAGGTTGGAGCTGGAGGGTCTCTCAGATCTGTGGATTATGTCAATTTTAGGTCTATGAATCCTTCTCTGCAGCAGCAACAGAACCAAGACTGCTCAAGGAACACAGATATGTTGATGCAACCAGTTTCATCAGTAATGCAGCCTGTCCGACCCAGTCCCAAAAGAGACCCTAAGCGATATTTCAGAGGAGAACGGTCAAATTCGTGCTCTTCCCCAAGCAGCTCTGCTTGTGACTCACCTTTTAGATCCAGCTTGCTGCATTATCAGCCTGCCAGTAGTTGTACTCGCCTAGACACCCTAGGAGGCAGCTCTGTAAAGTCTCGAGTTAATTCATCATCTCGTGTGCCAGAGATCCGGGTGCGACCTTCAACACCCAGCCGGCGTAATTCTGAAGGATCTCTTAGCTCTCAGGGTTCATCACAGCTCCAACCTTTCCCACAGAGGCGGCATAGTGACCAATCCCGGCCTCCAACACCTCCACGGGCACTCATGCCTCACCCTTTAATGAGATCTCATAGCGACCCAGGACTCAGCACTTCCAATGAAACAG GGGATTTTAGTGCCTCAGCCTGCAGCAAAGGACTAAGCGATGAGGCTTCCCAGATTTCATCTGATACGG TTCCCTGCTCTGAAACCTATTTGCTTCCTGCCACTCATCTGGTACCTCCTACTTCCACCTTACGCAAAAACTCCAGTAAAAGTAACAAACTCACGTTAAAACACATACCTGCTGCACAACATAGGCTCTCCAAAGAAGGAACAAAGTCTCTTGGGGACCTAAAAGTAACACGTGTTCTAGTTGCAAGATTCCTGCAACGATCCAAGAAAAATCTGGCAACAGGAGGTGATCCTGCAGGGAACAGTAGCCAGGGGCACAAAAGGCGCCCTGATTTTGGCGGAAATAATCCTTTTGAACAG GTCCTGCGAGCGTCATGGCAAGTAGCAAGGCCAAGTCGCCAAGAAGGTATTCATCTGCAGAGCTGTGGAGATTTGAACTCATCTTCTTCCTTAAGGAGGCTTTTGTCATCAGGAAGATTAGACCAAAGCCGACCACATAGTTTGAGTGGTATGTACAGAGAATCAGCCCTCTGA